The Nostoc flagelliforme CCNUN1 genome includes a region encoding these proteins:
- a CDS encoding TrbI/VirB10 family protein, translating into MSLKNEHQNLTIDQILKFSDDTNDGQRREKPEPEESEEFPLITRHTVSTSPWSRLGIIAIPFGLGFLVIFYLLNGIFNPSKSPEAITAKADKTSPGLEKVEQKDGDVYAKLALNKQEDELNKINQSKEQVKVNNKPVSVAASPPPSTARPVAQTQSPSPRRYYVPSRTNSTISSPPRNQILPRISNPVRTVTPKTETPTDVIAEFNRLRSLGSYGKIAYTPTSNNQQISRETPNTTQIQVQPTNSAYTTQQTRPKLFNSTPTEIEKIRPRWSANSKSDKQIADGNYLPQENQILQQRKTRYLVVGEFANGVLVTSVVKQQSENRFQQQQNPDDSKRYVARLTADLHDNYGNVAIHKGTLLAVEPLQVNGGSYVNVQVTSIIKDNTEYPISSGAISVLGEGGKPLLAKQFQDHKGGGSDLTVALVSGLGQVGAILNQSDSTSSVVNSATGTFSSSTTSNSQRNIGGAFLQGAFGKLSDTIARRAETSHQEMTARTNVWYIPQGTKITFLVNRSLELP; encoded by the coding sequence ATGTCTCTAAAAAACGAACACCAGAATTTGACTATAGATCAAATCTTGAAATTTTCAGATGATACAAATGATGGACAAAGGAGAGAAAAGCCGGAGCCGGAAGAGTCCGAAGAATTTCCATTGATTACTAGGCACACTGTCAGTACTTCTCCTTGGTCAAGATTAGGGATAATTGCTATTCCTTTTGGCTTAGGGTTTTTAGTAATCTTTTATTTGCTCAATGGCATTTTCAATCCTAGTAAAAGTCCAGAAGCGATAACTGCTAAAGCTGATAAAACATCCCCAGGTTTGGAAAAAGTTGAGCAAAAAGATGGTGATGTCTATGCCAAATTAGCCTTGAATAAACAAGAAGATGAATTAAATAAGATTAATCAGAGTAAGGAGCAAGTTAAAGTTAATAATAAACCTGTAAGTGTTGCAGCTTCACCACCTCCATCAACAGCTAGACCTGTAGCACAAACACAAAGTCCTAGTCCTAGACGATATTACGTTCCGAGTAGAACTAACTCGACTATTTCATCACCACCTCGTAATCAAATATTGCCAAGAATTAGTAATCCTGTTAGGACTGTTACGCCGAAAACAGAAACGCCAACAGACGTGATAGCTGAATTTAATCGACTTCGCAGCTTAGGATCTTACGGAAAAATCGCTTATACACCTACTTCAAATAACCAGCAGATATCAAGAGAAACACCAAATACAACACAAATTCAAGTACAGCCAACCAATAGTGCTTATACAACACAGCAAACACGCCCTAAATTATTCAATAGTACACCCACAGAAATTGAGAAAATTCGCCCTCGTTGGTCAGCCAATTCTAAATCTGATAAACAAATAGCAGATGGTAATTACTTGCCTCAAGAAAACCAAATTCTGCAACAGCGTAAAACTCGCTATTTAGTTGTTGGGGAATTCGCAAATGGTGTTTTAGTGACTTCAGTCGTCAAGCAGCAAAGCGAAAATCGCTTCCAACAACAGCAAAATCCAGATGATAGTAAACGCTATGTTGCTAGATTAACGGCTGACTTGCATGACAACTATGGAAATGTGGCAATTCATAAAGGCACTTTATTGGCCGTTGAACCCCTACAGGTTAATGGTGGCTCTTATGTAAATGTGCAAGTCACGAGCATTATCAAAGATAACACTGAGTACCCAATTAGTAGCGGTGCAATTTCTGTATTAGGAGAAGGCGGGAAACCGTTGTTAGCTAAACAGTTCCAAGATCACAAAGGCGGAGGTTCTGACTTGACTGTGGCATTAGTCAGTGGTTTGGGTCAAGTAGGAGCAATCCTGAATCAATCTGATTCTACGAGCAGTGTAGTTAATTCTGCTACTGGGACATTTAGCTCTAGCACGACTTCAAACAGCCAGCGCAATATTGGCGGGGCATTCTTGCAAGGTGCTTTTGGCAAGCTTAGTGACACCATTGCTCGCCGTGCAGAAACTTCTCACCAAGAAATGACCGCTCGGACCAATGTTTGGTATATCCCACAAGGAACGAAGATTACCTTTTTGGTGAACCGTTCTCTGGAGTTGCCATGA
- a CDS encoding P-loop NTPase family protein: MVTKQTDKIKKQRLETEQINVVKTLTPFEDIIHLAGVCDVALGGRKGIGALILKNGESIQIKFCFDCVGIHSNLASEQIFPIFESIEAGLKEIPSGESLTIHLGSFTDDYSRQSELESIETNCDIEQLKLLIRSERLRIKELTQSGVRKNKFLRLWCTYTALSEAEISQDIVESAIKKLEKVWFKFTGEIHAFNNNRIENILKNSFSDGFLQWESLLSNKMKLGIRVLSAEDIWKVLWHQFNLTSPTAIPNPLVISQTQGLVETQTSDFHIRHHLLENEESVPFLDRQWVKIQDKYIGVMNFSQKPGGWIDERSQLRYLWELISKESISDTEIICQITKANQAITKTNLQRLTKQSITSTALSTSKGNIDVKAGINIEESVEAQRTIYKGSVVVYTGVAFLVHRKSTRELNQACKYLASYFLRPAAVDREKEYAWKTWLQCCPFVWEPLLAKPFNRRLPYFSSEAPGLMPLIRTATGDRTGFELIAEEGGTPVHLDLYKQHKNIAVFGATRSGKSVLVAGILTPALAQDIPVVALDYPKPDGTSTFSDYTSLLGKDGAYFDISKESNNLFELPNLKGMDQETINERLNDFKEFLKSVLMTMVIGTSVIGVSPSMITNIESLIALALKTFFNDDEIKIRYKLALAAGVGTKAWLDTPTLQDFLNYCSPAFLKIDSIASNSQEILSALEQIRLRLKYWLSTRVGESISRPSTFRTDAKLLVFALRNLSSEADAAILALSAYAAALRRALSSKASIFFLDEAPILFQFEAIAELIGRLCANGAKAGIRVILSAQEPESIYQSKAAAKIFANITTRLIGRIQSSAVDPFVARFKYPYEIIQNNSTEAFYPTKSGIYSQWLLDDLGKLTFCRYYPAYCLLAAVANNPYEQELRTLFLKKYQDNPILGQVKFSEDYIKMVRGEPLSSTAQELLRSLNSKTLLITSI, encoded by the coding sequence ATGGTCACAAAACAGACAGATAAGATCAAGAAACAAAGATTAGAAACCGAGCAAATTAATGTAGTAAAAACTCTCACACCCTTTGAAGATATTATCCATTTAGCTGGGGTTTGCGATGTTGCTTTGGGAGGGAGAAAAGGGATAGGAGCATTAATTCTCAAAAATGGGGAATCGATTCAAATCAAATTTTGTTTTGATTGTGTTGGAATTCATTCTAACTTAGCCTCGGAACAAATTTTTCCAATATTTGAGAGCATAGAGGCAGGTTTAAAAGAGATCCCATCAGGAGAGTCATTAACGATACATTTAGGTTCCTTTACAGACGATTATTCGAGACAATCAGAATTAGAGTCTATCGAAACCAATTGTGATATTGAGCAATTGAAATTATTAATTAGGAGCGAAAGGTTACGAATCAAAGAGCTAACTCAGTCGGGAGTAAGGAAGAATAAGTTTTTAAGATTATGGTGTACTTATACAGCTTTGTCGGAGGCAGAAATCAGCCAAGATATTGTAGAATCGGCAATCAAAAAATTAGAGAAAGTTTGGTTTAAATTCACCGGAGAAATTCACGCTTTTAACAATAACAGGATTGAAAACATCCTCAAGAACTCATTTAGCGATGGTTTTTTGCAGTGGGAATCATTGCTAAGTAACAAAATGAAGCTAGGAATTAGAGTTTTGAGTGCTGAAGACATTTGGAAAGTCTTATGGCATCAATTTAATCTGACATCACCAACGGCGATTCCTAATCCCCTAGTGATTAGTCAAACTCAAGGATTAGTAGAAACTCAAACAAGTGATTTTCATATTCGACATCACCTGTTGGAAAATGAAGAATCAGTTCCATTCTTAGATCGGCAATGGGTAAAGATTCAAGATAAATATATTGGGGTGATGAATTTTAGCCAAAAGCCGGGGGGCTGGATAGATGAACGCTCTCAATTACGATACCTTTGGGAATTAATTTCCAAAGAAAGTATCTCAGATACAGAAATTATCTGTCAAATCACTAAAGCTAATCAGGCAATTACCAAAACTAATTTACAACGCCTTACTAAACAGTCAATTACATCGACTGCCTTATCAACAAGTAAAGGAAACATCGATGTCAAAGCCGGAATAAATATTGAAGAATCTGTAGAGGCACAACGAACCATTTACAAAGGAAGCGTTGTCGTTTATACCGGAGTAGCTTTTCTTGTCCATAGAAAATCAACAAGAGAACTCAATCAGGCTTGCAAATACTTAGCTTCCTACTTTTTAAGACCAGCAGCAGTAGATCGAGAAAAAGAATACGCCTGGAAGACATGGTTGCAATGTTGTCCATTTGTTTGGGAGCCACTGCTGGCAAAACCTTTTAACCGCAGATTACCTTATTTCAGTTCCGAAGCGCCAGGGTTGATGCCTTTGATTCGTACAGCTACAGGAGATCGGACTGGCTTTGAGTTGATTGCCGAAGAGGGAGGTACACCAGTACACCTGGATTTGTACAAACAGCATAAAAATATAGCAGTTTTTGGTGCAACTCGTTCGGGAAAATCAGTACTAGTAGCTGGAATTTTAACACCTGCACTTGCCCAAGATATACCTGTAGTAGCGTTAGATTATCCCAAACCAGACGGGACATCGACATTTAGTGATTACACCAGTTTGTTAGGTAAAGATGGTGCATACTTTGATATTTCCAAAGAGTCAAATAATTTGTTTGAGTTACCTAATCTGAAGGGGATGGATCAAGAAACCATTAATGAAAGATTGAATGATTTTAAGGAATTCTTGAAATCAGTGTTAATGACAATGGTGATTGGAACTAGCGTGATTGGCGTTAGTCCTTCCATGATTACTAATATTGAATCGCTCATTGCCCTAGCCTTGAAGACGTTTTTTAACGATGATGAAATCAAAATCCGCTACAAGTTGGCATTAGCCGCAGGAGTTGGCACTAAAGCTTGGCTGGACACTCCCACATTACAAGATTTTTTGAATTATTGTTCGCCAGCATTTCTCAAGATAGATTCTATAGCCAGCAATAGCCAGGAAATTTTATCAGCCTTGGAGCAAATCAGGTTGAGGTTAAAGTACTGGCTCTCAACGAGAGTTGGAGAATCAATTAGTCGTCCCTCAACTTTCCGAACTGATGCTAAGTTGCTAGTATTTGCACTGCGGAATTTATCAAGTGAGGCAGATGCAGCGATTTTAGCTTTATCAGCTTATGCCGCAGCCCTACGACGTGCTTTGTCTTCCAAAGCCAGTATTTTCTTCCTGGATGAAGCGCCGATTCTATTCCAATTCGAGGCGATCGCCGAGTTAATTGGGCGCTTGTGTGCCAATGGCGCAAAAGCAGGGATACGAGTAATTCTCTCGGCTCAAGAACCAGAGAGTATTTACCAAAGCAAAGCCGCAGCCAAAATCTTCGCCAATATTACAACCCGATTGATCGGGAGAATTCAGTCTTCGGCCGTAGATCCCTTTGTTGCTAGATTTAAATATCCTTATGAAATCATTCAAAACAATAGTACAGAGGCTTTCTACCCAACAAAATCCGGGATTTACTCACAGTGGTTATTAGATGATTTGGGTAAACTTACATTCTGTCGTTATTACCCAGCGTACTGCTTATTGGCCGCAGTCGCTAATAATCCTTATGAGCAAGAATTACGAACTTTATTCTTGAAAAAATATCAAGATAATCCAATACTAGGACAAGTCAAGTTTTCTGAAGATTATATCAAAATGGTTCGAGGAGAGCCATTATCTTCAACAGCCCAAGAATTACTTAGGAGTTTAAATTCTAAAACTTTGCTAATCACATCAATTTAA
- a CDS encoding relaxase/mobilization nuclease domain-containing protein — protein MMIKEYALSNFEIINQFMQTLTIHSGHLVNIHAPAWIINSYQLFSKQRPRLKKVGIYVHITLKSFPITLSLDVSEQILNEYIQGIGWDDLQYVTFLKFHQDSLEFHLIFNRVMASGEVIDLNCLGAKSQQYDVLQKSLINIIKKEVRSDALSLS, from the coding sequence ATGATGATTAAGGAATATGCTCTCTCTAATTTTGAGATAATTAACCAATTCATGCAGACATTGACCATTCACTCCGGTCATCTTGTTAACATTCATGCTCCCGCTTGGATAATTAATAGTTATCAACTTTTTAGTAAGCAAAGACCAAGATTAAAAAAGGTTGGAATTTATGTTCATATTACTTTGAAAAGTTTTCCGATTACTTTATCATTAGACGTTTCTGAACAAATTCTCAATGAATATATCCAAGGCATCGGCTGGGATGATTTACAATATGTCACTTTCCTAAAATTTCATCAAGACTCTTTAGAATTCCATCTTATTTTTAATCGGGTGATGGCATCGGGGGAAGTGATTGACTTAAATTGTCTCGGTGCTAAATCGCAGCAGTATGATGTTTTACAAAAATCTTTAATAAATATTATTAAAAAAGAAGTCAGGAGCGATGCCCTGAGCTTGTCCTGA
- a CDS encoding type IV secretory system conjugative DNA transfer family protein — MSNNLTTSPSNQSFRFEQLQNPHDGIGKYTNALFTPNGLTVLSLVGAYILMRVFLGDGSSKKKIATSYWGGKKESSTAKKKALQQIACPRCDSVALYIGRHQFKGTKKQIGSGGVPIYVPEVQRGTAAIGAPGSGKTFSAINPMLFSAIDQGFPILLYDFKYPSQAKIAAYAKALGYDVHIFAPGFPESEVCNPLDFLRDSSDAENARQIATVINKNFRILNNSNEDGFFGPSGDQLTQAVLMLTKEFGDRADVMTSAAILSSEQMIARLMSANLNPWVKIAFGQLFSSAASEKTVAGIVATASIMFTRFMAKNTLGCFIGKTTLPLSIKGKQMIIFGLDRERRDAVAPLMTSVLHMTIARNIAKKRLDPLIVALDELPSLYLPDLFRWLNESRSEGFCGILGWQNMGQLEKNYGREVAKTILGACSTKFIFNPGENESAQLFSSFLGDEEIRYKHKSRSTGGGKSNNTISDQEKTKKLFESAQFLKLPAGKCVFINPAYSNTKEGSVPQLKSINIPQFLRDIDRYNEKKWKPVVSRLARKSTQRYPTQHDLDLRVDDVNKRFPLPVKQDNNPNNKVLSVGEIKSILDKDTQIPIPRIVNNENDD; from the coding sequence ATGAGTAATAATTTGACTACTTCGCCAAGTAATCAATCATTCCGATTTGAACAGCTTCAAAATCCTCATGACGGTATTGGTAAGTATACCAATGCTTTATTCACACCAAATGGACTGACAGTTCTAAGTTTAGTGGGTGCTTACATTTTAATGAGAGTATTTTTGGGCGATGGCAGTAGTAAAAAGAAGATTGCTACTAGCTATTGGGGAGGCAAAAAGGAAAGCAGTACAGCTAAGAAAAAAGCATTACAACAAATAGCCTGTCCTCGGTGTGATAGTGTCGCTTTGTATATTGGCAGACATCAATTCAAAGGTACAAAAAAACAAATTGGTAGTGGAGGAGTACCAATTTATGTACCAGAAGTACAAAGAGGAACTGCTGCCATTGGCGCACCCGGAAGTGGGAAAACTTTCAGTGCCATTAATCCCATGTTGTTTTCCGCAATTGACCAAGGCTTCCCTATTTTACTATATGACTTTAAGTATCCGTCTCAGGCGAAAATTGCTGCTTATGCTAAAGCTCTTGGCTACGATGTTCATATTTTTGCCCCTGGATTTCCCGAATCAGAAGTTTGTAACCCTCTGGATTTTTTAAGAGATTCTTCTGACGCTGAAAACGCTCGGCAGATTGCGACGGTCATCAATAAAAACTTCCGCATTCTGAATAATTCTAATGAAGATGGATTTTTTGGCCCCTCTGGGGATCAGTTAACCCAAGCTGTATTGATGTTAACCAAAGAGTTTGGAGATAGAGCAGATGTCATGACCAGTGCTGCCATCTTGTCTAGTGAGCAGATGATTGCGCGGTTAATGTCTGCTAATCTCAACCCTTGGGTAAAGATTGCCTTTGGTCAGTTATTCAGTTCCGCCGCAAGTGAGAAAACTGTTGCTGGCATTGTTGCCACAGCTAGTATCATGTTTACCCGCTTCATGGCCAAGAACACACTGGGTTGTTTTATTGGTAAAACGACTTTACCACTCTCAATCAAGGGTAAACAAATGATTATCTTTGGTTTAGACAGAGAGCGACGAGATGCTGTTGCACCCTTGATGACTAGCGTTCTCCACATGACCATCGCCCGAAATATAGCCAAAAAAAGACTTGACCCGTTAATAGTTGCATTGGATGAATTACCTTCCTTGTATCTGCCCGATTTATTCAGATGGTTAAATGAATCACGAAGTGAGGGTTTCTGCGGCATCCTCGGCTGGCAGAATATGGGGCAGTTGGAAAAGAATTATGGACGCGAAGTTGCTAAGACTATCCTTGGTGCTTGTAGTACAAAATTTATTTTTAACCCAGGGGAGAACGAATCAGCACAACTGTTTTCTTCCTTTCTGGGGGATGAAGAAATTAGGTACAAACACAAAAGCCGTTCTACTGGTGGTGGAAAGAGCAATAATACCATTAGCGATCAAGAAAAAACTAAAAAGCTCTTTGAGTCGGCCCAGTTTTTGAAATTACCAGCCGGGAAGTGTGTTTTTATCAATCCTGCATACTCCAATACAAAAGAGGGGTCTGTTCCTCAGTTAAAAAGTATCAACATTCCCCAATTTCTCCGAGATATCGATAGATACAACGAAAAAAAATGGAAACCCGTTGTCAGTAGGTTAGCTCGGAAAAGCACCCAGAGATATCCGACTCAGCACGACTTAGATTTGAGAGTGGATGATGTCAATAAACGTTTCCCTTTGCCTGTCAAGCAAGACAACAATCCTAACAATAAAGTTTTAAGTGTTGGAGAAATTAAATCAATTCTAGACAAAGATACTCAGATCCCAATTCCAAGGATAGTAAACAATGAGAATGATGATTAA